In the Arachis ipaensis cultivar K30076 chromosome B10, Araip1.1, whole genome shotgun sequence genome, one interval contains:
- the LOC110267722 gene encoding uncharacterized protein LOC110267722, with product MWLKLDFLGGARFLIDELHPRNFIGHVQVPSPPCFLRLPENLRSGAHNEIEFPQFQFSFAKFVTNSDMQFQRLKLPAFFCMHAMPLRGIRVSLVSRCGNSIPCRIAWIADDEAYLTRGWSDFARILNIETYDVISVGCRYKNDFILYVTKD from the exons ATGTGGTTAAAGTTAGATTTCTTAGGAGGAGCTCgatttttgattgatgaattgcaTCCACGGAACTTTATAGGGCACGTTCAAGTTCCATCCCCTCCATGCTTTTTACGTCTGCCCGAAAATCTTCGAAGTGGAGCACATAATGAAATTGAATTCCctcagtttcaattcagttttGCTAAATTCGTGACAAATTCAGATATGCAATTTCAACGATtg aaattaccagCTTTCTTTTGCATGCATGCAATGCCATTGAGGGGAATAAGAGTTAGTTTGGTTTCTCGGTGTGGCAATTCTATACCTTGCCGCATTGCATGGATAGCGGATGATGAAGCTTATCTAACAAGAGGATGGTCTGAttttgcacgaattctaaataTTGAAACTTACGATGTTAtttcagttggttgtcgttacAAGAATGATTTTATACTATACGTGACTAAGGACTAG